One genomic window of Mogibacterium diversum includes the following:
- a CDS encoding CaiB/BaiF CoA transferase family protein: MGNRPLEGIRVVEMATFIAAPCTARFLADLGAEVIKVEPPMGDPLRYTAVNEGRPLDQKENTSYDLENAGKTCISLNTKSEEGREALEKLLATADVFICNWRQSPLKRAGLDWDTLHEKYPKLVYGYVSGYGEKGPDKDLPGFDFTAFYARGGILGPLRDKNSLPMLTVQGFGDHQVAMNLAAGVLAALFKAKMTGEGDHVVVSLFHSAIWDISLMLQASQYGADSTQYPMERWKLGNPLVLCYETADGQWLQIAMPQYDRHYPILMNAMGYPELADDARYYPQKNLIPNREEFSAWITAEFKKKTCDEWCKLLDANDLPYAIAQEWDSLLEDKQAWASDCFYEMSYSNGNKRTLVRPPVLFDQMGLPPYERGPYLGEQTKDILGELGYSAEAIDELIKSGAAIDMDPALRD, encoded by the coding sequence ATGGGAAATAGACCACTTGAGGGAATCAGAGTTGTTGAGATGGCAACATTTATCGCAGCACCTTGTACAGCAAGGTTTCTAGCTGACCTAGGAGCTGAAGTTATAAAGGTTGAGCCACCTATGGGAGATCCACTACGATACACTGCGGTTAATGAAGGAAGACCTTTAGACCAGAAGGAGAACACATCCTACGACCTTGAGAATGCAGGCAAGACCTGTATCTCGCTCAACACAAAGTCTGAGGAGGGAAGAGAGGCTTTAGAGAAGCTTTTGGCAACTGCGGACGTATTTATCTGCAACTGGCGTCAGTCACCTCTGAAGAGAGCAGGGTTAGATTGGGATACTCTGCATGAGAAATACCCTAAGCTAGTGTACGGATATGTATCAGGATACGGAGAAAAAGGTCCTGATAAGGATCTCCCAGGATTCGACTTTACTGCATTTTACGCAAGAGGCGGCATCTTAGGACCTCTTCGTGACAAAAACAGCTTGCCAATGCTAACAGTTCAGGGCTTCGGAGACCACCAGGTTGCTATGAACCTAGCAGCCGGAGTTCTCGCAGCACTATTCAAGGCTAAGATGACTGGTGAAGGTGATCACGTAGTGGTATCGCTATTCCACAGCGCAATATGGGATATCTCACTGATGCTGCAGGCAAGCCAGTACGGAGCAGATAGCACTCAGTACCCTATGGAGAGGTGGAAGCTAGGTAATCCGCTTGTGCTCTGCTATGAGACAGCTGATGGTCAATGGCTACAGATAGCAATGCCTCAGTACGATAGACATTATCCAATACTGATGAACGCTATGGGCTATCCAGAACTTGCTGACGATGCTAGATATTATCCACAGAAGAATCTAATTCCTAATCGTGAAGAGTTCTCAGCGTGGATAACTGCAGAGTTTAAGAAAAAGACTTGCGACGAATGGTGCAAGCTGCTGGATGCAAATGATTTGCCATACGCAATTGCTCAGGAGTGGGACAGCCTCCTAGAAGATAAGCAGGCATGGGCATCGGATTGCTTCTATGAGATGTCTTATAGCAACGGAAACAAGCGTACACTCGTAAGACCTCCAGTTTTATTCGACCAGATGGGACTACCTCCATATGAGAGAGGACCTTATCTTGGAGAGCAGACAAAGGATATTCTCGGTGAACTTGGGTACTCTGCCGAAGCTATAGATGAGTTAATAAAGAGTGGTGCTGCAATCGATATGGATCCAGCACTTAGGGACTAA
- a CDS encoding NAD(P)-dependent oxidoreductase — protein MKITAYEVRPDEEPVIRNLCEKYGIDVVITRANLDDTTVNLAEGSDGITTLGQSTYSNEVLDELKKMGVKVLASRCVGYNHMNVEYAKKLGFKLCNGTYAPNGVAEYSVMAILMCMRHQKKALYNTNDNDFTLKGKMGRELRSLTVGVLGAGKIGKTVIKILSGFGCKILAYDVIQDDEVKEYATYVDMDTIYKECDVITIHMPLLPATTGMIDKEAVAKMKDGVIIINNARGELLDVDAIIEGIESEKIGALFCDAFPGETGIIHIPHSTDIIRTEGMPYFKLKYLRSFVNVYHTPHMAFFTEEAAESMAACGVDSIYEILTEGKSSHEIPC, from the coding sequence ATGAAAATTACTGCATATGAAGTTAGACCTGATGAAGAGCCTGTCATCAGAAATCTATGTGAGAAGTACGGTATAGACGTGGTTATTACAAGAGCAAATCTTGACGATACTACAGTTAACCTTGCTGAAGGAAGTGATGGAATCACTACTCTAGGGCAGAGCACATATTCTAACGAGGTGCTTGATGAACTAAAGAAGATGGGTGTTAAGGTACTAGCATCACGCTGCGTAGGATACAATCACATGAATGTTGAGTATGCTAAGAAGCTTGGATTTAAGCTTTGTAACGGTACATATGCTCCAAATGGAGTTGCGGAATACTCTGTAATGGCGATACTGATGTGCATGCGTCACCAGAAGAAAGCGCTGTATAACACAAATGACAACGACTTTACACTAAAAGGCAAGATGGGTAGAGAGCTTAGATCTCTCACAGTGGGAGTGCTAGGCGCAGGAAAGATTGGTAAAACCGTAATCAAGATTCTAAGTGGATTTGGCTGCAAAATCCTAGCATATGACGTAATTCAGGATGACGAAGTTAAGGAATATGCAACATACGTTGATATGGATACCATATACAAAGAATGCGACGTAATAACAATCCATATGCCACTACTGCCAGCTACAACCGGCATGATTGACAAAGAGGCTGTGGCAAAGATGAAGGATGGAGTAATCATCATCAACAATGCAAGAGGTGAACTACTCGATGTAGATGCTATTATCGAGGGTATTGAAAGTGAAAAAATCGGTGCACTCTTCTGTGATGCATTTCCAGGAGAGACTGGTATTATCCACATTCCACATAGCACAGACATTATCAGAACTGAAGGAATGCCTTACTTTAAGCTTAAATATCTGCGTTCATTCGTAAACGTATATCACACACCACACATGGCATTCTTCACTGAAGAGGCAGCTGAATCTATGGCAGCATGTGGAGTTGACAGCATCTATGAGATTTTGACAGAAGGTAAGTCATCTCATGAAATACCATGCTAA
- a CDS encoding acyl-CoA dehydrogenase family protein, which translates to MILDRKHALQQKLFREFAETEFTKELQDELDETGEFNWDMHKKMARYGFMGVKIPEEYGGAGADSLTYVLMDEEFARQDAVLAIYANTSNSLGGGPLLLAGSESQKKEYLPQVASGEKILVFGLTEPGAGSDAGGTTTTAIPDGDDFIINGRKCFISGAPMADWIIIYAKTDLSQKGSRGISMFIVDMHADGVSLGAPEKKMGINGYPTSDVVFEDVRVPKANLIGPLNKGFQYAMKTLDGGRLGVAAMSVGVAQGCLDEAVKYAKERKQFGRRIADFQGVSFMIAEMQADVEAARQLTYHAATLKDQNSPQAGMACSIAKYFAAEAANRCAYKAVQIHGGYGYIKEYRVERLYRDARIMSIFEGTSQIQEVVIANNLLK; encoded by the coding sequence ATGATTTTAGATCGAAAGCATGCACTTCAGCAGAAACTGTTCCGCGAGTTTGCAGAGACAGAATTCACCAAGGAACTTCAGGATGAATTAGATGAAACGGGTGAATTTAACTGGGATATGCACAAGAAAATGGCCCGTTATGGATTTATGGGAGTGAAGATTCCTGAGGAGTACGGCGGAGCTGGAGCTGACAGCTTGACATACGTACTCATGGATGAAGAGTTCGCTCGCCAGGATGCAGTTCTTGCAATATATGCAAATACATCAAATTCGCTCGGCGGAGGACCTCTTCTGCTCGCAGGAAGCGAGTCTCAGAAAAAGGAATATTTACCACAGGTTGCAAGCGGTGAGAAGATTCTCGTGTTCGGACTCACTGAACCTGGCGCAGGTTCAGATGCAGGTGGAACTACTACAACAGCAATTCCGGATGGTGATGACTTTATCATCAATGGTCGTAAGTGCTTCATATCTGGTGCACCTATGGCTGACTGGATTATCATCTATGCAAAGACAGATCTATCTCAAAAGGGTTCTCGCGGAATCTCGATGTTCATCGTAGATATGCACGCAGATGGCGTATCGCTCGGAGCACCAGAGAAAAAGATGGGAATCAATGGATATCCAACTTCTGATGTAGTATTTGAAGATGTAAGGGTGCCAAAGGCAAATCTTATCGGACCTCTCAACAAGGGCTTCCAGTATGCAATGAAGACGCTTGACGGAGGTAGACTCGGAGTAGCTGCTATGTCGGTAGGAGTAGCTCAAGGCTGCCTAGATGAGGCTGTAAAGTATGCAAAGGAGCGAAAGCAGTTTGGCCGCAGAATCGCAGATTTCCAGGGCGTGAGCTTCATGATCGCTGAGATGCAGGCTGATGTTGAAGCTGCAAGACAGCTAACATATCACGCAGCTACGCTCAAGGACCAGAATTCTCCTCAGGCAGGAATGGCTTGCTCTATCGCTAAGTACTTCGCTGCAGAAGCTGCAAACCGCTGCGCTTACAAGGCTGTACAGATTCATGGTGGATATGGCTATATCAAGGAATATAGAGTAGAGAGACTTTATAGAGATGCTCGTATCATGAGCATATTCGAAGGAACCAGCCAGATTCAGGAAGTTGTAATCGCAAATAATTTGCTTAAGTAG
- the acrB gene encoding acryloyl-CoA reductase electron transfer subunit gamma, with protein MKIFVTVKQVPDTSGKVAVNEDGTLNRASMQTIINPDDLNAVEQALTLKEEFGYKVVAFTMGPMPAEGMLRELMAMGVDETVLVSAREFGGSDTYATSQILAAAIDTYGIEEDDIIIAGRQAIDGDTAQVGPQIAEKLHLPQVTYAGEVTKEGESLIIKRMLEDGYMLVKVPTPCMITCIKELNTPRYMSVIGTEKCWDMPLKIMDFAALENHPLIDKTTIGLKGSPTNIYKSFTPPVKGGGMILEGSDKNTTDELVSILTGKHII; from the coding sequence ATGAAAATTTTTGTAACAGTAAAACAGGTTCCTGATACCTCCGGCAAGGTTGCAGTAAACGAGGATGGAACACTTAACCGCGCTTCAATGCAGACTATCATCAATCCTGATGACCTTAATGCTGTAGAGCAAGCGCTCACTCTAAAGGAAGAGTTTGGATATAAGGTAGTAGCTTTCACGATGGGGCCTATGCCAGCTGAAGGAATGCTAAGAGAACTAATGGCAATGGGCGTAGATGAGACAGTACTGGTATCTGCTCGTGAATTCGGAGGATCAGACACATATGCGACTTCTCAGATCCTTGCAGCAGCAATAGATACTTATGGAATCGAAGAGGATGACATAATAATCGCTGGTCGTCAAGCTATCGACGGTGACACTGCGCAGGTAGGACCTCAGATTGCTGAGAAGCTACATCTACCACAGGTTACATATGCCGGTGAAGTTACCAAGGAAGGCGAGTCCCTTATCATCAAGAGAATGCTCGAAGACGGATATATGCTCGTAAAGGTTCCAACACCTTGCATGATTACTTGCATCAAGGAGCTCAATACACCTAGATATATGAGCGTAATCGGAACTGAAAAGTGCTGGGACATGCCACTTAAGATAATGGATTTTGCAGCACTTGAGAATCATCCACTTATCGATAAGACTACCATTGGACTAAAGGGTTCTCCAACCAATATCTATAAGTCGTTTACACCTCCAGTTAAGGGTGGCGGCATGATTCTAGAAGGTTCAGACAAGAATACCACTGATGAGCTTGTATCGATTCTGACAGGCAAGCACATCATATAG
- the acrA gene encoding acryloyl-CoA reductase electron transfer subunit beta gives MAYDSSQIDAFKNVWVFCEQRQGKMMPTTFELISEGRKLADELGCNLYGILLGDDVDDLASELGGYGADGVYVYNSPLLKNYTTDGYTKVISEAVQEFRPEVMLFGASNIGRDLAPRCAARLHTGLCADCTHLDIDLDGYINFLRSGSSLDVDNMKFDTKLFDVNTNLKMTRPAFGGHLMATIVCPRFRPAMATVRPGVMQKRPYDEAGAANVEIMHPDFELVAADIETEVLDIVKAAKKMVDLIGADVIVSVGRGIAKDVEGGIALATELAELLGGVVGSSRACVDAGWISADHQVGQTGKTVHPRIYVALGISGAIQHKAGMQDSECIIAINKNETAPIFEIADYGITGDLFKVVPLLIDSIKAAKETA, from the coding sequence ATGGCTTACGATAGTTCACAAATCGACGCTTTCAAGAATGTGTGGGTATTCTGCGAACAGCGCCAAGGCAAGATGATGCCAACAACATTTGAGCTTATATCCGAGGGAAGAAAGCTAGCGGATGAGCTAGGATGCAATCTATACGGAATACTTCTCGGAGATGACGTAGATGATCTAGCTTCTGAACTCGGCGGCTACGGGGCAGATGGCGTATACGTATATAACAGCCCACTGCTCAAAAATTATACTACAGACGGATATACTAAGGTTATAAGTGAAGCGGTGCAGGAGTTTAGACCTGAGGTAATGCTATTTGGAGCATCTAACATAGGCAGAGATCTTGCACCTAGATGCGCAGCAAGACTTCATACAGGTCTCTGTGCAGACTGTACACACCTTGATATAGATCTCGATGGATATATAAACTTCCTGCGTTCTGGCTCATCTCTAGATGTAGACAATATGAAGTTTGATACTAAGCTCTTTGATGTAAATACCAATCTCAAGATGACTCGTCCTGCATTCGGTGGACACCTTATGGCTACCATCGTTTGCCCAAGGTTCAGACCAGCTATGGCAACTGTAAGACCGGGTGTAATGCAGAAGAGACCATACGACGAAGCTGGAGCTGCAAATGTAGAGATTATGCATCCAGACTTTGAACTTGTGGCTGCAGATATTGAGACAGAAGTACTAGATATCGTTAAGGCTGCCAAGAAAATGGTAGACCTAATAGGTGCTGATGTAATCGTATCAGTAGGTAGAGGAATTGCAAAGGATGTTGAGGGCGGAATTGCTCTAGCAACTGAGCTTGCAGAACTGCTCGGCGGAGTAGTAGGTTCATCGAGAGCCTGCGTAGATGCCGGATGGATCAGTGCTGATCATCAGGTAGGACAGACAGGTAAGACTGTTCACCCAAGAATATATGTTGCATTAGGAATATCTGGAGCAATTCAGCACAAGGCTGGAATGCAAGATTCTGAATGCATCATAGCAATTAACAAGAATGAGACAGCTCCAATCTTCGAGATCGCAGATTACGGAATTACTGGTGACTTATTCAAAGTTGTTCCACTGCTAATCGACTCAATCAAAGCAGCGAAAGAAACTGCTTAA
- the buk gene encoding butyrate kinase, which yields MEKKIYNIVAINPGSTSTKFGFYHNCEKVFIENIYHKKDELAQFGSIQEQLSYRKLLVENRCACNGVNLQEVDAFVGRGGGLLPSTSGVYCINDKIIYDCETAASGIHHPALLASQIARQLANKYEAKAYIVNPPDTDEFQDLARVTGIKGIYRDSHVHCLNQKEVARRYCLEKGITYNESNFIICHLGGGVSITAHRKGRMIDSNDNLIGDGPMTPLRAGTIPAKKIIDIAFSGDYTHEELEDLIVRNSGLSSHLGTADVQEIMKRIEEDNDEYAKLVLDAMIYQFAKAVGECACVLKGDVDAILITGGLARSEYIVRNLEKYVDWISETWVMPGEWEIAALASGAYQAMTDQVDVLTYTGVPVFRGFHSLKYHL from the coding sequence ATGGAAAAAAAGATATATAACATAGTGGCTATAAATCCTGGATCGACATCGACGAAATTCGGGTTTTATCACAACTGCGAAAAGGTATTTATCGAGAATATATATCATAAGAAAGATGAACTCGCTCAGTTTGGCAGTATACAAGAGCAGCTAAGCTATAGAAAACTGCTCGTTGAGAATAGGTGTGCATGCAATGGTGTAAATCTACAAGAGGTAGATGCATTCGTTGGCAGAGGAGGAGGGCTTCTTCCCTCAACAAGCGGTGTATATTGTATAAATGATAAAATAATTTACGATTGTGAAACCGCAGCCTCTGGAATACACCATCCTGCTCTACTCGCTTCCCAGATAGCAAGGCAGCTAGCCAATAAATACGAGGCAAAGGCTTATATCGTAAATCCACCAGATACAGACGAATTTCAGGATTTGGCGAGAGTTACAGGCATTAAAGGGATTTACAGAGATAGTCACGTTCACTGCCTAAACCAGAAGGAGGTAGCAAGACGCTACTGCTTGGAAAAAGGCATAACTTATAATGAGTCAAACTTCATCATCTGCCATCTTGGCGGCGGTGTATCCATAACAGCTCACCGTAAAGGCAGGATGATTGATAGCAACGACAATCTAATCGGCGATGGTCCCATGACACCCCTTAGGGCCGGTACAATACCGGCAAAGAAAATAATTGACATTGCATTTAGTGGTGACTACACGCACGAAGAACTTGAAGATTTGATTGTCAGAAATAGCGGGCTCAGCAGTCACCTAGGAACTGCTGATGTTCAGGAAATCATGAAACGCATAGAAGAGGATAATGATGAATATGCAAAGCTTGTCCTCGATGCGATGATTTATCAGTTTGCAAAGGCTGTGGGCGAATGCGCATGTGTACTCAAAGGTGATGTGGATGCAATACTCATTACAGGTGGGCTTGCTAGAAGCGAATATATAGTAAGGAATTTAGAGAAATACGTAGACTGGATCTCAGAAACGTGGGTGATGCCAGGGGAGTGGGAAATTGCGGCTCTCGCATCCGGTGCATATCAGGCTATGACTGATCAGGTAGACGTACTCACGTATACTGGAGTGCCAGTTTTCCGAGGTTTTCATTCATTAAAATATCATTTATAG
- a CDS encoding THUMP domain-containing class I SAM-dependent RNA methyltransferase, translated as MKYELIATATFGLEAVVKMELQDLGYNVVKVEDGKVTFIGDERAIVHSNMWLRTADRVYIKVAEFNAETFEELFQQVRGIGWEDFLTVDAAFPVVGTSVKSTLHSVTSCQSIIKKAIVSRLSDFYVQNHFDEAGANYRIRFSILKNHVTLLLDTSGAGLHKRGYRAVDVAAPMKETLAAALVRLSFWKEGVMRRDKDNPDHVARILVDPCCGSGTILIEAAMMARNIAPGLNRKFAAMAWDFIPEELWNEERQAAYNAVDYDSEAIIKGFDINGKAIAAAMANAMEAGVEEDISFSRMDMRKFRADESNGIIITNPPYGERIGDKDAIHKIYARLKEILEKDPTWSLFMITTDREVEKIFDRKADRRRKLYNGRLQTTYYQFHGQKISK; from the coding sequence ATGAAGTATGAATTAATTGCAACAGCGACATTTGGACTTGAAGCGGTAGTAAAGATGGAGCTACAGGATCTTGGGTACAATGTGGTAAAGGTCGAAGATGGGAAGGTAACTTTTATCGGTGATGAGAGAGCCATTGTTCACAGCAATATGTGGCTTAGGACAGCCGATAGAGTTTATATTAAGGTTGCTGAGTTCAATGCTGAAACCTTTGAAGAATTATTCCAGCAGGTTCGCGGAATCGGCTGGGAGGATTTTCTGACAGTTGATGCGGCATTTCCTGTTGTAGGAACATCAGTAAAATCCACGCTTCACAGCGTTACGTCGTGCCAAAGCATAATCAAGAAAGCGATAGTTTCAAGGCTTTCTGATTTCTATGTGCAAAATCACTTTGATGAAGCAGGTGCAAATTATCGCATCAGATTTTCTATACTCAAGAACCACGTCACGTTGCTTCTCGATACATCGGGAGCAGGACTTCATAAACGTGGTTATAGGGCAGTAGATGTTGCAGCACCTATGAAAGAGACACTAGCAGCAGCGCTTGTAAGGCTTAGCTTCTGGAAGGAAGGCGTGATGCGTAGAGATAAGGATAATCCTGACCATGTGGCGCGGATTCTTGTAGATCCATGCTGTGGATCTGGAACGATTCTAATCGAGGCCGCTATGATGGCTAGAAACATCGCACCAGGTCTTAACCGCAAGTTTGCCGCGATGGCATGGGACTTCATCCCGGAGGAACTGTGGAATGAAGAACGCCAGGCTGCATATAACGCTGTTGATTACGATAGCGAAGCAATAATCAAAGGCTTTGATATAAATGGAAAAGCGATTGCTGCAGCTATGGCCAATGCTATGGAAGCAGGTGTTGAAGAAGATATCTCATTCAGCCGCATGGACATGCGCAAATTCAGAGCAGATGAATCAAACGGAATCATCATTACAAATCCTCCGTATGGTGAGAGAATCGGCGATAAGGATGCGATTCATAAAATTTATGCGCGATTAAAAGAGATTCTTGAAAAAGATCCTACATGGTCTCTATTCATGATTACGACTGACCGAGAAGTGGAGAAGATATTTGATAGAAAAGCTGATAGAAGACGTAAGCTATATAACGGAAGACTTCAGACTACCTATTATCAGTTCCACGGACAGAAAATTTCAAAGTAA
- a CDS encoding alpha/beta fold hydrolase, whose protein sequence is MKKIDETFMSADAKTPIHVRKWIPDEKPKAVLQIIHGMVEFVGRYSAFASYLTDHGYVVVGHDLLGHGESALTPDDYGYFGDHGNETLIADIHELRNRTSKEYPDIPYFILGHSMGSCLLRQYLTEKDNDGISYSEGLAGAIVMGTCQPNALVLHAGSALASLFKAVRGPRYRSKLINSMAFSSYNKKFKPARTQFDWLTKDTEIVDWYCEEEWCSFIFTVNAYKEMFKGVLRCIDKDSAKTISPNLAMLFVSGAEDPVGDFGEGVRKAYMQYVSNTKCIVDIKLYYDDRHEILNETDRDSVYDDIRTWLDERLEDINEL, encoded by the coding sequence ATGAAAAAGATTGATGAAACATTTATGTCGGCAGATGCAAAGACACCGATACATGTTAGAAAATGGATACCAGATGAGAAACCGAAGGCGGTTCTACAGATAATACATGGAATGGTTGAGTTCGTTGGCAGGTACAGTGCATTTGCTTCGTATCTGACTGATCACGGATATGTTGTCGTTGGACATGATTTGCTTGGGCATGGAGAATCGGCACTCACGCCTGATGATTACGGGTATTTTGGCGATCATGGCAATGAGACTTTGATTGCTGATATCCATGAACTTAGAAATAGAACATCTAAGGAATATCCAGATATTCCATATTTCATACTCGGTCACAGCATGGGATCTTGTCTCTTGCGTCAGTATCTAACGGAAAAAGATAATGATGGAATTAGCTACTCTGAAGGTCTAGCGGGCGCGATAGTGATGGGGACATGTCAGCCTAATGCGTTGGTTTTGCATGCGGGAAGTGCACTGGCATCCCTGTTTAAAGCTGTGAGAGGGCCTCGATATAGAAGTAAACTCATTAACTCTATGGCATTCTCTTCGTATAATAAAAAGTTTAAGCCGGCAAGGACGCAATTTGATTGGCTAACAAAGGATACTGAGATTGTTGATTGGTACTGCGAGGAAGAGTGGTGTAGCTTTATTTTTACCGTAAATGCATACAAAGAGATGTTTAAGGGTGTCCTGAGGTGTATTGATAAGGATAGTGCTAAAACAATCTCTCCAAACCTTGCTATGCTCTTCGTTTCTGGCGCTGAAGACCCAGTGGGTGACTTTGGAGAAGGCGTTAGAAAAGCATATATGCAGTATGTGAGCAACACTAAGTGCATAGTGGATATCAAACTGTATTATGATGACAGACATGAGATCCTTAATGAGACAGACAGAGACTCTGTGTACGACGATATTAGAACTTGGCTAGACGAAAGGTTAGAGGATATCAATGAACTATAG